The Amycolatopsis camponoti genome segment CACCGAGCTGGAACGGCTCCGGGGCTTCGCCGTCCCGGTGCTCTCGAAGGTCGGCGGGCAGGCCGTCGTCGCCGACGAGCACGGCTGGGTCGCCGCGGCGGCCGGCCTCGCGCCGGTCGACCGGATCTCGCTGCCCGCGAACCTCGCGCCCGGCGGGGTCTGGCTGCCGGCGTACGGCCACTGCGCGGTCGAGCCCGTGCCCGGCGGCTGGCTGATCCGCCCCACCGAGAGCGATGTCGCGCCGCCGACGCGCGTCGTCCTCGACGTCCGGTCGCCGCGCGAACCCGAGCTGACCGTGGCCGGCGCGTCCGGGACCTGGACCCACCGGCTCAGCCCGCGCCACGCCGAGATGCTGTACGTGCTGGCCAGCCACCGCGGCGGCCGCTCGGCGTCCGAGCTGTCGTCGGACCTGTTCGGCGACGCGGGCCGCACGGTCACCGTCCGCGCCGAGATGTCCCGGCTGCGCCGCCACTTCGGCGGGATCCTCGGCGCGAAGCCGTACCGCTTCGCCGACGACGTCGAAGTGCTGGTCCGGCGCCCGCCGAGCCCCGAAGAGGTGCTGCCGCACTCGCTCGCCCCCGCCATCCGCGGCTGATCACGCCCGGGAAGATGGGGGACGTGCCGAAACGTCCCCTGCTGCCGGACACCATCGCGCCGAGCTGGCTCGTGGTGCAGGTGCTGGGCACCCTGTTCGTCGCGGGGACGCTGGTGACGGCGCGCGAGCCGGACCCGCGGATCTGGGCCGCCTACGGCGTCGCGAGCGCCTGCTGGCTCGGGTTCGTCGTGCTCGCGTCCCGGCGGCCGAAGCCGGCGGCCGCGCTGCTCGCCGTGGCCAGCGCGCTGCCGGCCGCGCTCGTCGGCCGGGCCGGTGACTCCTCGGCGATCCTCTTGTCCGTCATCGCGCTCGGCCGGCTCGCGGCGCTCACCACCGTCAGCGTCGGCGTGATCCTCGGGACCGGCCTGCTCGACATCGCGCTGGCGGTGACCGCGCACCTGGTCGCCGGGCACTCCTTCGGTGCGGCGCTCGCGGACGCTGCCGTGATGCTGCTGCTCGTGCTCGTCGGGCTCAACCGGCGCCAGTACGAGGTCCAGGCCAACCAGGCGGAGGCGCTGCTGGAGCAGACCCGGCTCGCGCAGGCCGAACACGCGCGCGCCGCCGCGCTCGACGAACGCACGCGCATCGCCCGCGAGATCCACGACGTCCTGGCGCATTCCCTTGGCGCGCTGGGGGTTCAGCTCGAGCTCGCCGAAGCGCTGCTCGCCGAACGGTCCGATGTGGACGGTGCGCTGCGCTCGGTCCGGCGGTCGCGGCGGCTGGCCGCCGACGGGCTGGCCGAGGCGCGCAACGCCGTCGCCGCGCTTCGGCGGGACGTCCCGCCGCTGGCCGAAGCG includes the following:
- a CDS encoding sensor histidine kinase, with the translated sequence MGDVPKRPLLPDTIAPSWLVVQVLGTLFVAGTLVTAREPDPRIWAAYGVASACWLGFVVLASRRPKPAAALLAVASALPAALVGRAGDSSAILLSVIALGRLAALTTVSVGVILGTGLLDIALAVTAHLVAGHSFGAALADAAVMLLLVLVGLNRRQYEVQANQAEALLEQTRLAQAEHARAAALDERTRIAREIHDVLAHSLGALGVQLELAEALLAERSDVDGALRSVRRSRRLAADGLAEARNAVAALRRDVPPLAEALAAVAAEHAANHGVDVGFATGGEVRPLPSAAVVALVGVAREALTNAGKHAPGEDVRMRLEYTTAEVRLDVRTKLGGFTRTSEGFGLAGMRERLALADGTLESGEDDGYWCVRAEIRS